A part of Vulpes vulpes isolate BD-2025 chromosome 15, VulVul3, whole genome shotgun sequence genomic DNA contains:
- the SPG21 gene encoding maspardin: MGEIKVSPDYNWFRSTVPLKKIIVDDDDSKIWSLYDAGPRNIRCPLIFLPPVSGTADVFFRQILALTGWGYRVIALQYPVYWDHLEFCDGFRKLLDHLQLDKVHLFGASLGGFLAQKFAEYTHKSPRVHSLILCNSFSDTSIFNQTWTANSFWLMPSFMLKKIVLGNFSSGPVDPMMADAIDFMVDRLESLGQSELASRLTLNCQNSYVEPHKIRDIPVTIMDVFDQSALSTEAKEEMYKLYPNARRAHLKTGGNFPYLCRSAEVNLYVQIHLLQFHGTKYAAIDPSMVSAEELEVQKGSLSISQEEQ; the protein is encoded by the exons ATGGGAGAGATTAAAGTCTCTCCTGATTATAACTGGTTTAGAAGTACAGTTCCCCTTAAAAAG ATTATCGtggatgatgatgatagtaaAATATGGTCACTGTACGATGCCGGCCCCAGAAATATCAGGTGTCCTCTGATATTTCTTCCCCCTGTCAGTGGAACTGCAGATGTATTTTTCCGGCAGATTTTGGCTTTGACTGGATGGGGTTACCGGGTTATAGCT TTGCAGTATCCAGTTTATTGGGACCATCTTGAATTCTGTGATGGATTCAGAAAACTTTTAGACCATTTACAACTGGATAAA GTTCATCTTTTTGGGGCTTCCTTGGGAGGCTTTTTGGCCCAGAAATTTGCTGAATATACACACAAATCTCCCAGAGTCCATTCCCTCATCCTCTGCAATTCCTTCAGTGACACTTCTATCTTCAACCAAACTTGGACTGCAAACAG CTTTTGGCTGATGCCATCATTTATGCTCAAAAAAATCGTTCTCGGAAACTTTTCATCTGGCCCAGTGGACCCTATGATGGCTGATGCTATTGATTTTATGGTGGACAGG CTGGAAAGTTTGGGTCAGAGTGAACTGGCTTCAAGACTTACCCTGAATTGTCAAAATTCTTATGTGGAACCTCATAAGATTCGAGACATCCCTGTGACCATTATGGAT gtatttgacCAGAGTGCACTTTCAACTGAAGCTAAAGAAGAAATGTACAAACTGTATCCTAATGCCCGGAGGGCTCATCTTAAAACAGGGGGCAACTTCCCATACCTGTGCAGAAGTGCGGAGGTGAATCTTTATGTGCAG ATCCATTTGCTACAATTCCATGGAACCAAATATGCGGCCATCGACCCGTCGATGGTCAGTGCTGAGGAACTAGAGGTGCAGAAAGGCAGCCTGAGCATCAGTCAGGAGGAGCAGTAG